CAGCTCGAGCACGCTGCCCTCCTCGGCGAGGCGCGGAAAGACCGTCACCTCGGCCTCGTAAAGGACCGGCGGATTGCCGGCGCTGAGCGCGGCGACCAGCCGGATGGCGCTCTCGGCGTAGTTGCCCGCGTAGCGCGGCACCACCCGGTAGTCCGGCTGCGAGCCGTTGAAGGCGTCGATGAGCTCGTTCAAGACCGTCTCGGGCGTGCCGCTGTGGGCGTGCCAGTACTCGAGCGTCGTCTGGGCCCGTCCCGGCGAGAGAAGGGCCAAGCCGAGGACGAGGAGCAGGGCGAGGCAGAAGGGCGCGCGGGTCTGCGTGAGCATAGCCTAGGATAGCCTAGTTGGGGTCCGGCGCGGTCTCGAGGCGTTGGTGCAGGCGTGGCAGCTCGTAGCCGAAGCCGTCCCAAAAGTCGCAGTTGTGCCTGGCGCCCTGGGCATCCGCTGCGCCGACCCTCATGGGAACGGCCAGCTCGAGGGCGCGGCCCGTCTCGCTGAAGAGGGGCCAGAGAGGGTCGTCCGGGCCGCGCCCGGCATTGGGGTCATGCCCGCTTCCGGCGAAGCCGCCCCAGTAGCGCCCCATCGCCTCGGCGAGCCTTGCCTCTTCGGCGCTAAAGGTCTTTTCGCCCCCCGCCGAGCCGAAGACGAAGGCGAGTTCGTCGCCGTGACAGCTTCTGTCGGCGCAGCCGGGATAGAGGCCGCTCCACAGGTCGAACGACGGTACGTGCGTGAAATCGTAAAGGTAGACGCGGCCCTGCGCGGCCGCGGCGGCCGCTCGGCTGCTGCAGACGAGGAGAAAATCGGTGGCGACGCGAATGGTGTTTTCGCGGTTGTCCGGCTCGAGCGGGTAGCGGCTCAAGATGCGCCGGAAATTATCCTGACCGAAGAGCACCCCCAAGGTGGCGTTGTACTCGAGCAGGCTGGCTGACCTGTCGGCCGGGAAGAAGATGATGCCCTCGTCCTGGTTGCTGCCCAGCAGCACCGGCTTGGTGATGGCCCCGCCCAGGGCGGCCGCCAGGGGCTGCTCGGTGATGAGCCGGCCGTCGACGACGGGCGCCCAGGTGAGAATAACGTCCAGACCGAAGTTCACAAGCTGCAAGCGCAAAAACCTTCCCGCTTGCCCCCTCAGCAGGTCCTCGACGGGCTTGTCCCGCAAGCAGGCGGCCTGGTCGAAGCGAAACCAGCAGCCCTGGCCGAGCAGGTAGGCCTCGCCCAGGACCCGCGCCTCAAAGAGGTCCTTGAAGGGGATGCCGAAAGGGTTGCTCTGCATGATGGCGGCACCGAAAAGCGCTGCGCTCTCGGGCGCGGCCAGGAGATGAAGACCGACCGAGGCCGCGCCCGCGCTCTCGCCCGCGAGCGTCACCAGCGCAGGGTCGCCGCCAAAGGC
This is a stretch of genomic DNA from Deinococcota bacterium. It encodes these proteins:
- a CDS encoding ABC transporter substrate-binding protein, translating into MLTQTRAPFCLALLLVLGLALLSPGRAQTTLEYWHAHSGTPETVLNELIDAFNGSQPDYRVVPRYAGNYAESAIRLVAALSAGNPPVLYEAEVTVFPRLAEEGSVLEL
- a CDS encoding carboxylesterase family protein, producing MNTPINSRRQPAAFRQRFGFFLVGSLLAALCTVSQAQSQELTSGLWSLQTIEQGGEALRPDNPHRYTLVFEEDGRVSVQADCNRGAGRYLLEGQGLVLSLAFTRALCPPGSLFDAFARALEASTSFTLEGDVLSLVSPGAVMTFTAAREESDAPSPDCPGGAVLTRSGRVCGTAQDGDSVRAFLGVPYAESTAGENRWRAPVPKAPWPGTWQADAFGPICPQNGAAEGLPPQSEDCLSVNVWTPAQAGADLPVLVFIHGGAFVIDSSAARLYAPDGPHLYDGGRLAEDQNLVVVTFNYRLGALGFLAGVAGLEGNYGIMDQQLALRWVKENIAAFGGDPALVTLAGESAGAASVGLHLLAAPESAALFGAAIMQSNPFGIPFKDLFEARVLGEAYLLGQGCWFRFDQAACLRDKPVEDLLRGQAGRFLRLQLVNFGLDVILTWAPVVDGRLITEQPLAAALGGAITKPVLLGSNQDEGIIFFPADRSASLLEYNATLGVLFGQDNFRRILSRYPLEPDNRENTIRVATDFLLVCSSRAAAAAAQGRVYLYDFTHVPSFDLWSGLYPGCADRSCHGDELAFVFGSAGGEKTFSAEEARLAEAMGRYWGGFAGSGHDPNAGRGPDDPLWPLFSETGRALELAVPMRVGAADAQGARHNCDFWDGFGYELPRLHQRLETAPDPN